Proteins encoded by one window of Vitis vinifera cultivar Pinot Noir 40024 chromosome 10, ASM3070453v1:
- the LOC100266188 gene encoding dihydroceramide fatty acyl 2-hydroxylase FAH1 produces MVSKDFTVDLNKPLVFQVGHLGEAYEEWVHQPIISKEGPRFFGSDILESTTRTVWWVIPLVWLPVVCWAVSMSVRMGLPLLQLAAAVAGGLFIWTFLEYTLHRFLFHIKTKSYWGNTIHYLLHGCHHKHPMDGLRLVFPPAAAAILCLPFWNLMKLLSPPSVAPTLFGGGLLGYVIYDVTHYYLHHGKPSKGITQNMKRYHMNHHFRIDDKGFGITSTFWDRVFGTLPPAKAAEKSR; encoded by the exons ATGGTCTCCAAGGACTTCACTGTAGATTTGAATAAGCCTCTTGTTTTTCAG GTTGGCCATCTTGGAGAAGCTTATGAGGAATGGGTTCACCAGCCTATTATTAGCAAGGAAGGGCCTCGGTTTTTTGGGAGTGATATTTTAGAG AGCACGACCCGCACAGTGTGGTGGGTCATTCCACTTGTTTGGCTCCCAGTTGTGTGCTGGGCAGTTTCCATGTCTGTCCGCATGGGCCTTCCCCTTCTTCAGTTGGCTGCAGCTGTGGCTGGTGGTCTCTTCATATGGACATTTCTGGAGTACACGTTGCACCGCTTTCTTTTCCACATCAAAACAAAAAGCTACTG GGGAAACACCATACACTATCTTCTTCATGGCTGCCATCACAAGCACCCTATGGATGGACTACGCCTCGTATTCCCTCCTGCTGCTGCAGCTATCCTATGTCTGCCA TTCTGGAACTTGATGAAACTTCTATCACCTCCATCGGTTGCTCCTACTTTGTTTGGAGGGGGCTTGCTGGGATATGTTATTTATGATGTCACCCATTACTATCTGCACCACGGGAAGCCATCGAAAGGGATTACACAGAACATGAAG AGATATCACATGAACCATCACTTCAGAATTGACGATAAAGGGTTTGGGATCACCTCCACATTCTGGGACAGGGTGTTTGGAACACTTCCTCCCGCAAAAGCTGCTGAAAAGAGTAGATGA